In one window of Flavobacterium ginsengisoli DNA:
- the nirK gene encoding copper-containing nitrite reductase, producing MTEGEMDAELTSPPHVPKPVGNRTAMKLKLNMEIKEQEGTMTDGVKYTYWTFGGSVPGSFIRTRVGDEVEFHLKNHPDNKLPHNIDLHAVTGPGGGATSSLVAPGHEKVFSFKVINPGLYVYHCATAPVGMHIANGMYGLILVEPEGGLPPVDKEYYVMQGDFYTQGEYGAKGLQPFDMNKAVKETPDYVVFNGKVGSLTNGNELTAKVGETVRLFVGNGGPNLVSSFHVIGEIFDNVHVEGGSTVNKNVQTTLIPAGGAAIVDFKVETPGTFILVDHSIFRAFNKGALGMLKVEGKEDKNIYSGTIQEGIYLPEGGTIQKMPGATATKTTVPKRTVEEKVKIGKEIFGTTCFACHQSEGQGIPSTFPPLAKSDYLNADSKRAIKTILHGLTGEVTVNGKKYNNVMPAQNLSDDEIANVLTYIYNSWGNNKTEVTPEMVKALR from the coding sequence ATGACTGAAGGTGAAATGGATGCTGAACTTACATCGCCCCCTCACGTTCCAAAACCAGTCGGAAACAGAACGGCGATGAAACTGAAACTAAACATGGAAATTAAGGAACAAGAAGGTACAATGACTGATGGTGTAAAATATACCTATTGGACATTTGGAGGTTCTGTTCCAGGGAGCTTTATTAGAACACGTGTTGGTGATGAAGTTGAATTTCACTTAAAAAACCATCCTGATAATAAATTACCTCATAATATAGATTTACATGCCGTAACTGGACCAGGTGGTGGAGCAACCTCATCTCTTGTAGCGCCAGGACATGAAAAAGTATTTAGTTTCAAAGTTATAAATCCTGGATTGTATGTATATCACTGTGCAACAGCTCCCGTGGGAATGCACATTGCAAATGGTATGTACGGATTGATTTTGGTTGAACCAGAAGGCGGACTTCCTCCTGTTGATAAAGAATATTATGTAATGCAGGGTGATTTTTACACTCAAGGCGAATATGGCGCAAAAGGTCTTCAGCCGTTTGATATGAACAAAGCCGTAAAAGAAACTCCTGATTATGTTGTTTTTAACGGAAAAGTAGGTTCTTTAACTAATGGAAATGAATTAACAGCAAAAGTTGGAGAAACTGTTCGTCTGTTTGTTGGAAACGGAGGACCAAATCTAGTTTCTTCTTTTCACGTGATTGGAGAAATATTTGATAATGTGCATGTTGAAGGCGGAAGCACAGTAAATAAAAATGTACAAACGACTTTGATTCCTGCTGGAGGCGCCGCAATTGTAGATTTTAAAGTAGAAACTCCAGGAACTTTTATCTTGGTTGATCACTCTATTTTTAGAGCATTTAATAAAGGTGCGTTGGGAATGTTGAAAGTGGAAGGGAAAGAAGATAAAAACATCTATTCTGGAACTATTCAGGAAGGTATTTATTTGCCTGAAGGTGGAACAATCCAAAAAATGCCAGGCGCTACAGCTACTAAAACAACAGTTCCGAAACGTACTGTTGAAGAAAAAGTGAAAATCGGAAAAGAAATCTTCGGAACAACTTGTTTTGCTTGTCATCAATCTGAAGGGCAAGGAATTCCTAGCACTTTCCCTCCTTTGGCAAAATCAGATTATTTAAATGCCGATTCTAAACGCGCTATTAAAACGATCTTACACGGTTTAACTGGAGAAGTAACTGTTAACGGTAAAAAATACAACAACGTAATGCCTGCTCAGAATTTATCTGATGATGAAATCGCAAATGTATTGACATACATTTACAACAGTTGGGGCAACAACAAAACCGAAGTTACTCCAGAAATGGTAAAAGCTTTAAGATAA
- a CDS encoding lipopolysaccharide biosynthesis protein, whose protein sequence is MGIVLNQSFKNTIITYIGFGIGAINTLYLYPVFLGATYYALTNYITSAANVIMPLFAIGMQNTLVKFYSQYKTEEEREQFLSFTALFPVLMCIPLGLIGIFFYDDITDFVSKENPVVREFMLLIPFIGICMAYFEIFYAWARVHMHSVFGNFIKEVGLRLLSTIALVGLYFNWISLVEFVYITAGIYFFAFLITMFYAFYIKKPNFQISIPENVKAVMEYTFYIILSGSVANLLLDGDKLILNQYMKIENIAYYSVATYIALVISVPSRAMHQIVYPITAKLMHENKHDELNRLYKKTSINLQIVGGFVMLCIFVNIHQLYELVPAEYSGGIPVVFMIGLSKYFDLILGNNNAIIFNTKYYRMVLYLGLMLVVLTVILNVIFIPILGIFGSAFATLLSITLYSLAKLLFVVKKLDLYPFTKQTIHSILLTFVLFLVFVFWEFPFFQLISIALKSILVTIAYVYLNYKFKISSDINNVIDSIFKKLGFKI, encoded by the coding sequence ATGGGTATTGTCTTAAATCAGTCTTTTAAAAACACTATAATTACATACATTGGTTTTGGTATCGGAGCCATTAATACATTATATCTTTATCCCGTTTTTCTTGGGGCAACATATTATGCTTTAACCAATTATATTACATCTGCCGCAAATGTAATCATGCCTTTGTTTGCAATTGGAATGCAGAATACGCTTGTAAAGTTTTATTCGCAATATAAAACAGAAGAAGAAAGAGAGCAGTTTTTGTCTTTTACAGCGTTATTTCCTGTTTTAATGTGTATTCCGTTAGGACTTATCGGAATCTTCTTTTATGATGATATAACCGATTTTGTTTCTAAAGAAAATCCTGTAGTTCGCGAATTTATGCTTCTAATTCCGTTTATCGGAATCTGCATGGCTTATTTTGAGATTTTTTACGCGTGGGCGAGAGTGCATATGCATTCTGTTTTTGGAAACTTTATTAAAGAAGTTGGCTTGCGATTGCTTTCTACAATTGCCTTAGTCGGATTATATTTCAATTGGATTTCGCTGGTTGAATTCGTTTATATAACGGCAGGAATCTATTTTTTTGCATTTTTGATTACGATGTTTTATGCCTTTTATATCAAAAAACCGAATTTCCAAATTAGTATTCCAGAGAATGTAAAAGCGGTAATGGAATATACTTTTTACATTATTCTTTCAGGAAGTGTTGCCAATTTGCTTTTAGATGGAGATAAACTGATTTTGAATCAGTACATGAAAATTGAAAATATTGCATATTATTCGGTTGCTACTTATATCGCTTTAGTAATTTCAGTTCCGAGCCGCGCAATGCACCAAATTGTGTATCCAATTACGGCTAAATTAATGCATGAAAACAAGCATGATGAGTTAAATAGACTTTACAAAAAGACGTCTATTAACTTGCAGATAGTGGGCGGATTTGTAATGCTTTGCATCTTTGTAAATATTCATCAGCTGTATGAATTAGTTCCTGCAGAATATAGTGGCGGAATCCCAGTAGTTTTTATGATTGGTCTTTCGAAGTATTTCGATTTGATTTTAGGAAATAATAATGCTATTATTTTCAATACAAAATATTACCGAATGGTACTTTATTTAGGATTAATGTTGGTTGTTCTAACGGTAATTTTAAATGTTATTTTTATCCCTATTTTAGGAATTTTTGGTTCTGCTTTTGCAACACTTCTTTCAATTACCTTATATAGTTTGGCGAAATTGCTTTTTGTGGTTAAAAAGCTGGATTTGTATCCTTTTACAAAACAAACTATTCATTCGATACTTTTAACTTTTGTATTGTTTTTGGTTTTTGTTTTCTGGGAGTTTCCATTTTTCCAATTGAT
- a CDS encoding DUF4834 family protein, whose translation MQEASFSGLFKTIMWVIAFYYIFKFLARIFLPVLVKKAVENASENFQRQQQQYNQGNTYQNNRNTNNNDEIIINTANAKNPRETKKVGEYVDYEEID comes from the coding sequence ATGCAAGAAGCATCATTTTCAGGTTTGTTTAAGACCATCATGTGGGTTATAGCTTTTTATTACATTTTTAAATTTTTAGCTAGAATCTTTTTGCCAGTATTGGTTAAAAAGGCAGTAGAAAATGCTAGTGAAAATTTTCAAAGACAACAACAGCAGTATAATCAAGGCAATACATATCAGAACAATCGCAATACAAATAATAATGATGAAATAATCATTAATACTGCTAATGCTAAAAATCCGCGCGAAACCAAAAAAGTGGGAGAGTATGTCGATTACGAAGAAATAGATTAG
- a CDS encoding GTP cyclohydrolase, translated as MITIKEAKSKKELTEYIKFPFSLYKDNPYWVPPIISDELESFDKTKNPAFDNAEAYFYLAYKDNKIVGRITAIINWAEVNNQHKRKVRFGWFDVIDDIEVTKALLEKVFELGRKHNLEHAEGPMGFSNLDKVGVLTEGYDQIGTMITWYNHAYYVTHLEQLGFQIEKQFIESIFPFSNVKPEFFQKAQELIKKRYGLKSLTFTKTKDIMPYVDEMFDLFNESYEKLASFVAISDVQKEYFKKKYISFINPEYIKFVLDKDDKLVAFSIVMPSFVEALQKIRGKLFPFGFLQLLKAKKHSKDVVFYLIGVHPEYQNKGVTAIIFDEYYKTFSAKGIQTCIRTPELLENNAIHLLWKNFDPIIHCQRKTYLKNL; from the coding sequence ATGATTACAATTAAAGAAGCCAAAAGCAAGAAAGAATTAACCGAATACATCAAATTTCCTTTTTCATTATACAAGGATAATCCGTATTGGGTGCCACCCATTATTTCAGACGAATTGGAATCTTTTGATAAAACCAAAAATCCAGCATTTGATAATGCTGAAGCTTATTTTTATTTAGCTTATAAGGACAATAAAATTGTTGGACGTATTACTGCTATTATCAATTGGGCTGAAGTTAACAATCAGCATAAGAGAAAAGTGCGTTTTGGATGGTTTGATGTAATTGATGATATTGAGGTTACAAAAGCATTGCTTGAAAAAGTTTTTGAATTAGGAAGAAAACATAATTTAGAGCATGCTGAAGGACCAATGGGCTTCTCTAATTTAGATAAAGTAGGAGTTCTGACAGAAGGGTATGATCAAATTGGGACTATGATTACATGGTACAACCACGCTTATTATGTAACACATTTAGAACAATTAGGATTTCAGATTGAAAAACAATTTATCGAAAGTATATTTCCTTTCTCAAATGTAAAACCAGAGTTTTTTCAAAAAGCTCAAGAACTAATCAAAAAACGCTACGGATTAAAATCTCTTACGTTTACCAAAACAAAAGACATTATGCCTTATGTAGACGAAATGTTTGATTTGTTCAATGAATCTTACGAAAAACTGGCTTCATTTGTAGCAATTTCAGATGTTCAAAAAGAATATTTTAAAAAGAAATACATTAGCTTTATCAATCCAGAATACATTAAATTCGTTTTAGACAAAGACGATAAGCTAGTAGCTTTTAGTATTGTAATGCCGAGTTTTGTAGAAGCGTTGCAAAAAATAAGAGGTAAATTATTTCCGTTTGGTTTTCTGCAATTACTAAAGGCTAAAAAACATAGTAAAGATGTTGTTTTTTACCTCATCGGAGTTCATCCTGAATATCAGAATAAAGGTGTAACCGCTATTATTTTTGATGAATATTACAAGACTTTTTCTGCCAAAGGAATTCAGACTTGCATTAGAACTCCAGAGTTATTAGAAAATAATGCCATCCATTTACTTTGGAAAAACTTTGACCCAATTATTCACTGTCAGAGAAAGACTTATTTGAAGAACCTTTAA
- a CDS encoding aminotransferase class I/II-fold pyridoxal phosphate-dependent enzyme — protein MVKDLFERIQDNKGPLGKWASQAEGYYVFPKLEGELGPRMQFHGKNILNWSLNDYLGLANHPEVRQADTDAAIQFGAAYPMGARMMSGHTTYHEQLENELAEFVMKESAYLLNFGYQGMVSIIDALVTKNDIIVYDVDSHACIIDGVRLHMGKRFTYKHNDLESMEKNLRRATKMAEETGGGILFITEGVFGMRGQQGKLKEIVALKEKYNFRLLVDDAHGFGTLGKTGAGAGEEQGVQDEIDVYFSTFAKSMANIGAFVATDKTVIDYLKYNLRSQMFAKALPMIQTIGSLKRLELLRKSSAIKDKLWENVNALQNGLKEKGFNIGDTNTCITPVYLEGSIPEAMVMVNDLRENYGIFLSIVVYPVIPKGIILLRMIPTASHTLEDIEETLTAFEAIREKLTNGTYKEIAERTTVDVS, from the coding sequence ATGGTAAAAGATTTATTCGAAAGAATTCAGGACAATAAAGGACCTTTAGGAAAATGGGCTTCTCAAGCAGAAGGTTATTATGTTTTCCCAAAGTTAGAAGGAGAGTTGGGTCCTAGAATGCAATTTCACGGAAAAAATATTTTAAACTGGAGTTTAAATGATTATTTAGGTTTAGCTAATCATCCAGAAGTTCGTCAGGCAGATACAGATGCAGCAATTCAGTTTGGTGCAGCTTATCCGATGGGAGCTCGTATGATGTCTGGACACACTACGTACCACGAACAATTAGAAAATGAATTGGCTGAATTCGTAATGAAAGAATCTGCTTATTTATTGAATTTTGGTTACCAAGGAATGGTGTCTATTATTGATGCTTTGGTTACTAAAAATGATATTATTGTTTATGATGTAGATTCACATGCTTGTATTATTGATGGTGTTCGTTTACACATGGGTAAACGTTTTACATACAAACACAATGATTTGGAAAGTATGGAGAAAAACTTGCGGCGTGCTACTAAAATGGCAGAAGAAACAGGCGGAGGTATTTTATTTATTACTGAAGGTGTTTTCGGAATGCGTGGACAGCAAGGAAAATTAAAAGAAATCGTTGCTTTAAAGGAAAAATACAATTTCAGACTTTTAGTAGATGATGCCCACGGATTTGGTACATTAGGTAAAACTGGTGCTGGAGCAGGTGAGGAGCAAGGAGTTCAAGATGAAATCGATGTTTATTTCTCTACTTTTGCAAAATCTATGGCTAATATTGGAGCTTTCGTAGCAACTGATAAAACGGTTATCGATTATTTGAAATACAACTTACGTTCTCAAATGTTTGCTAAAGCTTTACCAATGATTCAAACAATTGGTTCTTTGAAACGTTTAGAGTTATTACGTAAATCTTCTGCAATTAAAGATAAACTTTGGGAAAACGTAAATGCATTGCAAAACGGTCTTAAAGAAAAAGGATTTAATATTGGAGATACAAATACTTGTATTACACCAGTTTACTTAGAAGGAAGTATTCCTGAGGCAATGGTGATGGTAAACGATTTAAGAGAAAATTATGGTATTTTCCTTTCTATCGTGGTTTATCCAGTTATTCCAAAAGGAATTATTTTATTAAGAATGATCCCTACAGCTTCTCACACATTAGAAGATATCGAAGAGACTTTAACAGCTTTCGAGGCAATTCGTGAGAAATTGACTAACGGAACTTATAAAGAAATTGCTGAGCGTACAACTGTAGATGTTTCGTAA
- a CDS encoding transporter — MSAYAVGKSVIQAELGVYGIKEKHDLLGYDASGFGTDLTIRYGAFLEQLEFIADLQYQTESFDTPYISYKKNNFRQTVLGAKYLIYDPYKNYKREVNIYSYKANRNFQWRELIPAVSVFAGANFVGANNPYYFSPDGAISPKVSLITQNLLGGGAWVFVTNIIADYIGTDYPSYGYVLTLTHGFNDRWSGFVENQGYKSDFYSDSILRGGAAFLLSSNMQVDASISTNFKNTPSILYGGVGVSWRYDGWYKEKQIENKAADRAKKNPDNDKKVDYQEKERKRKAKYE, encoded by the coding sequence ATGTCGGCATATGCTGTTGGAAAATCTGTAATTCAGGCCGAACTTGGCGTTTATGGCATTAAAGAAAAACACGATTTATTAGGATATGATGCAAGCGGATTTGGCACAGATCTTACCATTCGTTATGGAGCTTTTCTCGAACAATTAGAATTTATTGCTGACTTACAATACCAAACAGAAAGCTTTGACACTCCGTACATTAGCTACAAAAAAAATAACTTTAGACAAACGGTTTTAGGAGCTAAATACCTTATTTATGATCCTTATAAAAATTATAAAAGAGAAGTAAACATTTACAGCTATAAAGCCAATCGTAATTTTCAATGGCGCGAGTTAATTCCAGCTGTTTCTGTTTTCGCAGGTGCTAATTTTGTTGGAGCAAATAATCCTTATTACTTTTCTCCTGATGGTGCTATTTCTCCAAAGGTTTCGTTGATTACTCAAAATTTATTGGGAGGCGGCGCTTGGGTTTTTGTAACCAATATTATTGCAGATTATATTGGAACAGACTATCCAAGTTACGGATATGTATTAACTTTGACGCACGGATTTAACGACAGATGGTCTGGTTTTGTTGAAAATCAAGGATATAAAAGCGATTTCTATAGCGATTCAATTCTTCGCGGAGGAGCTGCTTTCCTTCTTTCTTCCAACATGCAAGTTGATGCGTCGATAAGTACTAATTTTAAAAATACGCCATCTATTTTATATGGAGGTGTAGGTGTATCATGGCGTTATGACGGATGGTACAAAGAAAAACAAATTGAAAATAAAGCTGCAGACAGAGCTAAAAAGAATCCTGATAACGACAAAAAAGTTGATTATCAGGAAAAAGAAAGAAAACGTAAAGCAAAATACGAATAA
- a CDS encoding SCO family protein, protein MKKIAIAFLLLFSFYSCKESDKKEVTTETKKEISDLSIYNLPSKWTTQDGKDIELKSLRGNVLVMVMIYTSCKAACPRLVADMRDIESKLEKKTKQHVKLILVSIDPKTDTPEKLKSFAIENKMNQDPWIFLRSSEENTREFATVLAVNYKQISPIDFSHSNIISVFNPEGELVFQQEGLGVNNEKTIETINLEATKI, encoded by the coding sequence ATGAAAAAAATAGCAATTGCTTTTCTTCTCTTATTCTCTTTTTACAGCTGTAAAGAATCTGATAAAAAAGAGGTTACGACAGAAACAAAAAAAGAAATCAGCGATTTATCAATTTATAATCTACCATCAAAATGGACAACACAAGATGGAAAAGACATTGAATTAAAATCGCTCAGAGGAAATGTTCTCGTAATGGTAATGATTTACACCAGCTGTAAAGCGGCCTGCCCTAGATTAGTTGCCGATATGCGCGATATTGAATCAAAACTGGAGAAAAAAACCAAACAGCATGTCAAATTGATTTTAGTCAGTATAGATCCGAAAACAGATACTCCCGAAAAATTAAAATCGTTTGCAATCGAAAATAAAATGAATCAAGATCCTTGGATTTTCCTTCGTTCATCTGAAGAAAACACGAGGGAGTTTGCGACCGTTTTAGCTGTTAATTACAAACAAATTTCTCCAATAGATTTTTCACACTCTAATATTATTAGTGTTTTTAATCCAGAAGGAGAATTGGTTTTTCAGCAAGAAGGTTTAGGAGTTAATAATGAAAAAACAATTGAAACA